The window tgTCCTTGAGATagacaattttattactttcatttattttatgacaatgAAACTATTGTGTGCAATTTACCATTAGATCTAACTCAACAaattgtttggcgcagcatatCCTCCTTTGGATCTTGTGCCATAAAACTTCTACATTCAATCCCAAGACTCTTTTCGCTCAAAACAGCAAGTTGAGCATCACATAAGAACGTCGCCATTGGAAGCTATGAAAATAGACATGGTGAAGCAATTCCCTCAAGAATACATGCATCTCGTTTGTTTAGGCGTGATGAGGAAACTGCTTTTCATATGGAGTGGAAAGAAACGAGGGCGAATAGGGAGATTATCCCCATCCCAAATAAATGAGCTGAATTTCGGTTTAAAGCACTCAGAGAAGTTTTGGCCATCTGATTTTGTAAGAAAGCCAAGGTCCACAAAAGAGCTGGACCACTGGAAAGCGACCGAATTTAGGcaatttctattatatttaggTCCTTTGCTCTTACGAGATgtactaactaataaaatgtacgacCATTTTATGATGTTTTCATGTGCAATAACCTTTTTGGTATCGCACGAATActgtatgaaatataataaagttgCTCAAAAGATGCTGAAAAGTTTTGTAAGGGAATCAGAGGAATTATATGGggagaattttatttcctataatGTTCATTCTCTGATTCACTTACCAGATGACGTTTTAAATTTCGGGGCCTTAGATCAATTTAGCAGCTTTCCTTTCGAAAACcatcttcaaatattaaaaaaaaaaacttacaaaatccAATCAACCCTTGCAACAGATTGTAAAAAGGCTTTTGGAGAAGCCTGAAAGCAAAAATGCAATGACTCACCCAGAAGAGTGGCTTCCAGTTTCAGTAAGAGAGCACAaggaagaaaaagttaaaaaggaaGGATTGAAAGGCGTTTCttattgtaaagtaaaaaatgcaaaattttctatCGAATCAGGCAATAAAGATTCCTTCCTTATCTTGAGAAATGAAAGTATCATAAAAATGACATCGGTTTTAGAAGCATTTAACAAAGAAATCTatgttattggaaaaaaatataaggacGTACGACCTTTTAAGAAGTGCTCTTATGCAGGTGGGCCAAAAAATTTCCCCTCTTTTAAAATAGGCAATGTGTCAGAGGAGGATATAATAATTTccacaaaacaaataaaatgcaaagcAGTATGTCTGCCGTGGAAAGGTAAACTCGTTTGTTTTCCTCTACCACATACAGTTTTATAACTAGTTTATAACTTATGATATATACTAGTATACACTGTGTGTGTAGTAtatattagtataaattttaatttagcttcataatttttttttcattccgatttataatttttataaaaatttttttaattcattcatttaatatcaaagcgaaaatttatttatgaagagacatgtatgtttaaaatctttatgtttggaaatgtaaaataattttctttgaattttattagctaagaaaattaaaagtaaagagatgaaaaatgcaattaattagtgaatttcaaaaatagatgctgttttttcttcttttaatttgaagagTTTTCTGCTAAAATTACTTCAAGCCGACatcagaaataaaagaatataagatGAAAGGTAGCTTACATGAACAAGTAAATtatataacagaaaatttaGATGCTACGTTCAAAACCGGTGATTGAATTCAAGAACTAAAGAAATTCTAAGGAAATTCAAGGACCTTTACCATTTGCCTAAAATTGACAAATATGAAAGTAACAGAATatcagaaaattacttttaataggAAGTGATAAAATGAGGAAGAAGAACTGGGTGATTTTCATTACCGAAATTGAAGAAGCCCagtcttaaaaatatcagaagttTTGGCCATTTGATTTTGCTATAAAACTGAGAACTGTAACAGTGCTTGATCACCAGAATGGAATGGAATTTGGACGATTGCTATGATTTCTAGGTAATGTTTTCATACGAAACAATCTTATAAATAACATGTATGatcattttatgctttttttatgcttttttaaaaatgaaatagacttTTTGGTGTCAGAACATTGTATAAAGTAcaataatacttttcaaaagagGCCTAAAAGTTTAGTAAGTGAAGGGTAGTTATATGagagaatttaatttcttaaaatgttcatttcttACTtcatttagcatttaaaattttaaagtttgaatcaCTTTTTAGTTTTAGCAGCTTTCCATTTCCAAATCACCAGAAGGGAAATTGAGAAAATCAAATCATAAATACGTAAATCAGATAGTAAAAAAGCTCTGGCTAGTTGATTGAAATGGCTTCCTTTTTCTGTTAAATgagatcataaaaaaattttttttaaggaacatATTGCATACTAAagtaatggaaatttttaacagataaaaaaaaaagaaaactatgtaATAAAAACTAGAACCTAAGGAACATATTGCAtactaaaaatggaaatttttaaaagataaagaagaaaattaaaattatataatgtacTAAAGAATGAAAACTATATATTGTGATTTTATCCTTAACAGAAAGTTCAAGTTCTACGTCATACAGTTCAAAAGGTCGAATAATATGCTGGATGTCGTTCCCTCTGCATGGGTCAACCTGAAAGCGAAGCCAAATGTTTGTCGTTGGCCCCCCTATTCAACAAATTCTAGGATTGTGAGAGCAGCAAAAGCCAGTGTACAACCGGAAACTAATTGGAAAAGATATGTTGTAAAAGTGATCCACAAGTCTAGTgagtacatttaaattatttgatattgtaGACTTTCATTTTACCTTCGtctttataagtatttaaatatttaaaatttcgttccAAATGCTATCTTGTATAATCTCTTAAAAAGCACACAACTTGCCTAGCATTAAttcatatattctaaaatataacaccatttaagtacataatttttacattaagagAGCATTATTTTCTCTCAAATTCGTgattaaggaatttttatagatttaatgccaataaatttgattatgaattatgaaatttttccccATTTGCACGTTATAAATGTAAAGctatagttttttaatgaaactaattaaaaatttgcttttatttttatgaacttaatttGTTAGTTTAATAGTGTTTACTTTTCATGCAGGATATTATCAAAATGCtgtaaaagcattaaaaagatTCCAAGCGCAGGAAGACAGTGATATCGAAATGTTTTCTCCTGAAAGTACAGTGGAAAGCACACCTAGAAGACAGTTTCTCGAAAAAGTTAGGTCACTGGTTCAATCCCCTCGCGCCTATAAATGTCCTGAGGGTTATTCTGGTCTGGACTACGACCTCGAAGGTGCTGACCACTCTAATGATGGATTCCCAACACAGGccccacaaaaaaaatatctaagtcATGAGGAGAGGATTCTAGAAGAACATCAATTCAAAGAGCCATTCGACGCAGAGCCCCTAGATGATGAGCTCCTTGAAGCAGTGCCCC of the Parasteatoda tepidariorum isolate YZ-2023 unplaced genomic scaffold, CAS_Ptep_4.0 HiC_scaffold_3554, whole genome shotgun sequence genome contains:
- the LOC107438222 gene encoding uncharacterized protein, with product MLDVVPSAWVNLKAKPNVCRWPPYSTNSRIVRAAKASVQPETNWKRYVVKVIHKSRYYQNAVKALKRFQAQEDSDIEMFSPESTVESTPRRQFLEKVRSLVQSPRAYKCPEGYSGLDYDLEGADHSNDGFPTQAPQKKYLSHEERILEEHQFKEPFDAEPLDDELLEAVPLEEEGDQLKTFTIGDKSCNNCIKLQGQLKVLFDILKSIKSQVDYNRELLEKREVSKEAPRFSFNLLESYEECSLLNEELENDSRFLTFLKHFGTIGGRDAADNCRRILTNLFSNDLARTLNWVGTSMKRSIQEYPRIIQLIA